Proteins from a single region of Chelonoidis abingdonii isolate Lonesome George chromosome 20, CheloAbing_2.0, whole genome shotgun sequence:
- the SCARF1 gene encoding scavenger receptor class F member 1, giving the protein MTQLLLILFCLHFWPWIGSSAQELDPNGKNVCKATSLSAGLVCCPGWKQEGKECTAALCEGEDACKVDEVCVRPGICLCKPGFFGANCNSRCPDQYWGSDCKKSCSCHPNGKCDPVSGQCTCNANRWGVLCEFPCQCAPHGHCNPHTGACHCEPGWWGPNCKKQCLCRVTGSRCDSVTGQCVCTQGWWGRRCSFRCTCHLSPCAQDSGKCECRAGFWGPLCQHHCDCLHGNCNRHDGHCNCNPGYQGRSCGDPCPAGYYGSQCRYSCGHCKRSQPCSPVDGFCLACDSGWNGTLCKKLCTPGYYGENCAQMCPSCRKGETCHPETGACLNCDPGKTGPSCEASCPAGTFGDGCWFTCPDCVNGSCDPVSGECICQAGYWGTSCNETCPEGFFEANCSSPCQCPRGPCHPHSGDCVLRSKHQGALIAGILIPLLLLLLCVTCCCCCCGTSQLDARDRMGVADGDAVSRMKHHVQGVLANLSSMLPCLSLSVYKLPRVTVSHHDTEIPFNPSFIEPPSAAWASDSSFSSSFDTDDEGPAYCVPAREDVPAVAGFELQEGSSKCHEFPDASAFNSEDVSQPFTIPRTSSIARAKRPSVSFAEGTKFGPQCQRGSMETPNTTRKPKASWGLTKLPSRQHLADPEEGPQQGGSAGDCYKNPEPISEAEASHRPSPRGTPGGHRTAVSSGRHVAQRVEALEAALNPNTLDIRGKEQNVTTIYVTVGTAGKSSKPNESANGSREGTVQAVLKRLGSFQRVKRAVREETMVRKSTESIQKPPRRALSSERDSRDMFPEPAPPHKESSKMTGLEPCESPELLTDRHQIDVGMRGSLFTETSPIFKRLVAQEGEDGVTGDPKNSESLEEARSLETDEQAVVEDEPKYENVSPNYYPSHESPAISPDCEANT; this is encoded by the exons ATGACACAGCTGCTGTTGATACTCTTCTGTCTCCATTTCTGGCCATGGATTGGGAGCTCTGCTCAAGAGCTGGACCCTAATGGGAAGAATGTGTGCAAGGCTACCAG CCTCTCTGCAGGTCTGGTATGCTGCCCAGGTTGGAAACAGGAAGGCAAGGAATGCACAGCTG CGCTATGTGAAGGGGAGGATGCTTGCAAGGTGGATGAAGTGTGTGTGAGACCTGGGATCTGCCTCTGCAAACCTGGTTTCTTTGGAGCCAACTGCAACTCCC GCTGCCCTGACCAGTACTGGGGCTCGGACTGCAAGAAGAGCTGTTCATGCCATCCCAATGGAAAGTGTGACCCTGTAAGCGGGCAGTGCACTTGCAATGCCAACCGCTGGGGAGTACTCTGCGAGTTCCCATGCCAGTGTGCACCTCATGGCCACTGCAACCCCCACACTGGAGCCTGTCACTGTGAGCCAGGCTGGTGGGGACCCAACTGCAAGAAGCAGTGTCTGTGCAGGGTGACCGGCTCCCGCTGTGACTCTGTCACAGGGCAGTGCGTTTGCACCCagggctggtggggcaggagaTGCAGCTTTAGATGCACCTGCCACCTCTCACCCTGTGCCCAAGACTCAGGCAAGTGTGAGTGCAGGGCTGGGTTTTGGGGGCCATTGTGCCAACATCATTGTGACTGCCTGCATGGGAACTGCAACCGTCATGATGGGCATTGCAACTGCAACCCTGGCTatcagggcaggagctgtggggatcCCTGTCCTGCCGGTTATTATGGATCTCAGTGCAGATACAG CTGTGGGCACTGCAAgcggagccagccctgctctcctgtgGATGGGTTCTGCCTGGCATGTGACTCTGGCTGGAACGGTACCCTCTGTAAGAAACTGTGCACACCTGGATACTATGGGGAGAACTGTGCACAGATGTGTCCCAGCTGCCGAAAAGGGGAGACCTGTCATCCAGAGACAGGGGCTTGCTTGAACTGTGATCCTGGCAAGACAGGACCCAG CTGTGAAGCATCCTGCCCTGCTGGAACATTTGGAGATGGATGCTGGTTCACCTGTCCAGACTGtgttaatgggagctgtgatccGGTGTCTGGGGAGTGTATCTGCCAGGCTGGATACTGGGGCACCAG CTGCAATGAGACTTGCCCAGAAGGATTTTTTGAAGCGAACTGTTCTTCCCCCTGCCAATGTCCAAGGGGTCCCTGCCACCCACACTCTGGGGACTGTGTGCTCA GATCAAAGCACCAGGGAGCCCTGATAGCTGGCATTCTCATCCCATTACTCCTCCTATTACTCTGTGTCAcctgctgttgctgttgctgtGGAACCAGCCAGCTGGATGCCAGAGACAG GATGGGTGTTGCTGATGGTGATGCGGTCTCTAGAATGAAACATCATGTGCAGGGGGTGCTGGCAAATCTCAGCTCCATGTTACCTTGCCTCTCACTGAGTGTCTACAAACTCCCCCGAGTCACAG TCTCCCACCATGACACAGAGATTCCCTTCAATCCCAGCTTCATTGAACCGCCTTCTGCTGCCTGGGCCTCAGacagctccttctcctcctcctttgacACTGACGATGAGGGCCCAGCCTACTGTGTCCCTGCCAGAGAAG ATGTTCCTGCAGTGGCAGGCTTTGAGCTTCAGGAAGGCAGCTCCAAGTGTCATGAATTTCCTGATGCATCAGCATTTAACTCTGAGGACGTCTCCCAGCCTTTCACCATCCCCCGCACATCCAGCATTGCCAGAGCCAAGAGGCCCTCGGTGTCTTTTGCAGAAGGAACTAAATTTGGCCCTCAGTGTCAAAGAGGCTCCATGGAGACACCAAATACCACTCGGAAGCCCAAAGCCTCCTGGGGTCTCACCAAGCTTCCCTCTCGCCAGCACCTTGCTGACCCAGAGGAGGGGCCCCAGCAGGGTGGGTCGGCAGGTGACTGTTACAAAAATCCGGAGCCCATCTCTGAGGCTGAGGCTAGCCACCGGCCCTCCCCCAGGGGTACCCCAGGAGGCCACAGGACGGCAGTGTCCAGTGGCAGACATGTGGCCCAGAGAGTCGAGGCACTTGAAGCAGCTTTGAATCCAAACACTTTGGATATtagggggaaggagcagaatgtCACAACCATTTATGTGACTGTGGGGACAGCAGGGAAATCCTCCAAGCCCAATGAGAGTGCCAATGGAAGCAGAGAGGGGACAGTTCAGGCTGTACTGAAACGTTTGGGTAGCTTCCAGAGAGTAAAAAGGGCTGTCAGGGAGGAGACCATGGTGAGGAAAAGTACTGAGAGCATCCAGAAACCTCCCcgcagggccctgagctcagagAGGGACTCCAGAGACATGTTCCCCGAGCCAGCCCCTCCACACAAGGAGAGCTCCAAGATGACAGGTCTGGAGCCCTGTGAGTCACCTGAGCTCCTCACAGATAGACACCAGATAGATGTGGGGATGAGAGGTTCTCTCTTCACAGAAACATCTCCTATATTTAAAAGACTAGTGGCTCAGGAAGGAGAAGATGGGGTCACAGGGGACCCCAAGAACAGTGAAAGTCTTGAAGAGGCCAGAAGCCTAGAAACAGATGAACAGGCTGTTGTTGAGGATGAACCCAAATATGAAAATGTGTCTCCAAATTACTATCCTTCACATGAGTCTCCTGCCATCTCCCCTGACTGTGAGGCCAACACCTGA